The following proteins come from a genomic window of Carassius gibelio isolate Cgi1373 ecotype wild population from Czech Republic chromosome B8, carGib1.2-hapl.c, whole genome shotgun sequence:
- the csde1 gene encoding cold shock domain-containing protein E1 isoform X5 translates to MEASDTPVAAPSPSTSSQPIPRSASVSCHVSRASGGKKQKRTPLYQRSMSFDPSLLHNNGHGGFANGTSMGIRETGVVEKLLASYGFIQCSERQARLFFHCSQYNGNLQELKIGDDVEFEVSSDRRTGKPVAVKLVKIKAEMLPEERISGQVGPDLHASPLTVLHGFIHPVVSAIPSHLDGKSAPGQVPTGSVCYERNGEVFYLTYTPEDIEGNVNLDTGDKVSFYMETNKHTGAVSAHNIVLVKKKQSRCQGVVCATKEAFGFIERGDVVKEIFFHYSEFKGDLEALQAGDDVEFTIKERNGKEVATDVRLLPQGTVIFEDISIETFEGTVTKVIPKVPTKNQNDPLPGRISARINFTDKELLFGEKDTKSKVTLLEGDHVQFNISTDRRDKLERATNIDILPGTFHFTKESREMGVIAAMRDGFGFIKCVDRDARMFFHFSEVLEESQLHISDEVEFTVVPDMLSAQRNHAVRIKKLPKGTVSFHTQSELRFVGVVEKEAVPATTTKSSSPSKGKEKGKVEKEAEEGLIAYEESGVKNTLPYYIKDLEGGAYPQVGDKVEFSISEVKRTGQQSAVSLKILNRAVGTKRLQGYIATLKDNFGFIETSNHDQEIFFHYSEVCGDVDNMDLGDTVEYTLSKGKGNKISAEKVTKVAAVNDLGEDVSNTVFLGKVVRPIRSVDPSQTDYQGLIELTEEEASKDQSYPFGIVGMANKGDCLQKGEMVKFQLCTVAQTGQKMACNIVPQRRALVECVKDQFGFITYEVGESKKLFFHVKEVQDGLELQAGDEVEFSVILNQRTGKCSACNVRRVSEGPKPVATPRPDRLVNRLKSITLDDTNAPRLVIIRQPRGPDNSKGFNVERKPRQPGVTD, encoded by the exons ATGGAGGCCTCTGATACCCCTGTTGCTGCCCCTTCCCCTTCCACCTCAAGCCAACCAATCCCCCGCTCCGCTTCAGTCTCATGCCATGTTTCTCGTGCATCAGGGGGCAAAAAGCAAAAGCGGACCCCCTTATATCAGCGATCC ATGAGTTTTGACCCCAGTCTGCTGCATAATAATGGCCATGGTGGCTTTGCCAATGGAACAAGCATGGGCATTCGTGAGACGGGAGTAGTTGAAAAGCTGCTAGCATCATATGGCTTCATTCAGTGCTCTGAGAGACAGGCCCGCCTCTTCTTCCACTGCTCTCAGTACAACGGCAACTTGCAGGAGCTAAAGATTGGAG ATGATGTGGAGTTTGAGGTGTCGTCTGATAGACGCACTGGCAAACCAGTTGCGGTGAAGCTGGTAAAAATCAAGGCAGAAATGTTGCCAGAAGAGCGAATTTCTGGGCAGGTGGGGCCTGACTTGCACGCCTCTCCTTTAACTGTGCTGCATGGTTTTATTCATCCA GTAGTGTCAGCTATCCCTTCTCACTTGGATGGGAAGTCCGCACCTGGCCAAGTGCCCACAGGCAGTGTGTGTTATGAGAGGAATGGA GAAGTGTTTTATTTGACCTATACCCCTGAGGATATTGAAGGCAATGTCAATTTAGATACTGGAGATAAAGTCAGTTTTTACATGGAGACCAACAAGCA TACTGGTGCTGTTAGTGCTCACAACATTGTATTGGTAAAGAAGAAACAGTCAAGATGTCAGGGAGTCGTTTGTGCTACCAAG GAGGCCTTTGGATTCATTGAACGAGGGGATGTTGTGAAAGAGATCTTCTTCCACTACAGTGAGTTTAAAGGAGATCTGGAGGCTCTACAAGCTGGAGATGATGTGGAATTCACcattaaagaaagaaat GGCAAGGAAGTGGCCACAGATGTGAGACTGTTGCCTCAGGGCACTGTTATATTTGAGGACATCAGTATTGAAACTTTCGAGGGCACTGTCACCAAGGTTATTCCCAAGGTTCCCACCAAGAATCAG aACGACCCGCTGCCGGGGCGAATCAGTGCCAGAATTAATTTCACTGACAAAGAGCTGCTATTCGGGGAGAAGGACACCAAGTCCAAAGTGACGCTGCTGGAGGGTGACCATGTCCAATTCAATATATCCACCGACCGCCGAGACAAACTGGAGAGAGCGACAAACATCGACATCCTCCCTGGCACTTTCCATTTCACAAAGGAGAGTCGTGAAATG GGTGTGATAGCTGCCATGCGTGATGGTTTTGGATTCATCAAATGTGTGGACCGTGATGCCCGAATGTTCTTCCATTTCAGCGAAGTTCTGGAAGAGAGCCAACTGCACATTTCTGATGAAGTGGAATTCACTGTTGTCCCT GACATGTTGTCTGCCCAAAGGAACCATGCCGTGAGGATCAAAAAGCTGCCCAAGGGCACAGTGTCGTTCCACACTCAATCTGAGCTGCGTTTTGTGGGTGTGGTGGAGAAAGAAGCTGTGCCTGCTACCACCACCAAGAGCTCCAGCCCCAGCAAGGGCAAAGAGAAG GGTAAAGTTGAAAAG GAAGCAGAGGAAGGCTTGATTGCGTATGAAGAAAGTGGAGTGAAGAACACTCTTCCCTACTATATTAAGGACCTAGAGGGAGGTGCTTACCCACAGGTTGGAGACAAG GTGGAGTTCTCCATCAGTGAGGTGAAACGCACCGGACAGCAAAGTGCAGTGTCCCTCAAGATCCTAAATCGTGCTGTAGGCACCAAGAGGCTTCAGGGATACATAGCAACACTGAAGGATAACTTTGGCTTCATAGAAACCTCCAATCATGACCAGGAGATATTTTTCCACTACAG TGAGGTGTGTGGGGATGTGGATAATATGGACCTGGGAGATACAGTGGAGTACACACTATCCAAGGGCAAAGGAAACAAAATCAGTGCTGAAAAGGTCACCAAAGTTGCAGCTG tgaatGATCTAGGAGAAGATGTGAGTAATACAGTGTTCCTGGGGAAAGTGGTTCGGCCCATACGCAGTGTGGACCCTTCTCAGACTGATTATCAAGGCCTTATTGAACTCACAGAGGAAG AAGCCAGCAAGGATCAGAGTTATCCTTTCGGCATCGTTGGTATGGCCAATAAAGGTGACTGTCTACAGAAGGGTGAGATGGTCAAGTTTCAGTTGTGTACAGTGGCCCAGACAGGACAAAAGATGGCCTGCAATATTGTGCCTCAGCGTAGAGCCCTGGTGGAGTGCGTCAAAGATCAG tttgGTTTCATCACATACGAAGTTGGAGAGAGCAAGAAGCTGTTTTTCCATGTGAAAGAGGTTCAGGATGGTCTGGAGCTCCAGGCCGGTGATGAAGTGGAGTTTTCAGTTATCCTGAACCAACGCACAGGCAAATGCAGTGCCTGCAATGTTCGCAGAGTCAG tGAGGGTCCAAAGCCAGTAGCAACACCTCGACCTGACAGACTGGTCAATCGCTTGAAGAGCATCACTCTTGATGACACCAACGCCCCTCGTCTCGTTATTATCAGACAGCCTCGTGGCCCAGACAATTCTAAG GGCTTCAATGTTGAGAGGAAACCCCGCCAACCTGGTGTTACTGACTGA
- the csde1 gene encoding cold shock domain-containing protein E1 isoform X7: protein MGSPWKGFVEFTLPASPPAAFVSADLNSTSPVGLSLSPYDRSMSFDPSLLHNNGHGGFANGTSMGIRETGVVEKLLASYGFIQCSERQARLFFHCSQYNGNLQELKIGDDVEFEVSSDRRTGKPVAVKLVKIKAEMLPEERISGQVGPDLHASPLTVLHGFIHPVVSAIPSHLDGKSAPGQVPTGSVCYERNGEVFYLTYTPEDIEGNVNLDTGDKVSFYMETNKHTGAVSAHNIVLVKKKQSRCQGVVCATKEAFGFIERGDVVKEIFFHYSEFKGDLEALQAGDDVEFTIKERNGKEVATDVRLLPQGTVIFEDISIETFEGTVTKVIPKVPTKNQNDPLPGRISARINFTDKELLFGEKDTKSKVTLLEGDHVQFNISTDRRDKLERATNIDILPGTFHFTKESREMGVIAAMRDGFGFIKCVDRDARMFFHFSEVLEESQLHISDEVEFTVVPDMLSAQRNHAVRIKKLPKGTVSFHTQSELRFVGVVEKEAVPATTTKSSSPSKGKEKEAEEGLIAYEESGVKNTLPYYIKDLEGGAYPQVGDKVEFSISEVKRTGQQSAVSLKILNRAVGTKRLQGYIATLKDNFGFIETSNHDQEIFFHYSEVCGDVDNMDLGDTVEYTLSKGKGNKISAEKVTKVAAVNDLGEDVSNTVFLGKVVRPIRSVDPSQTDYQGLIELTEEEASKDQSYPFGIVGMANKGDCLQKGEMVKFQLCTVAQTGQKMACNIVPQRRALVECVKDQFGFITYEVGESKKLFFHVKEVQDGLELQAGDEVEFSVILNQRTGKCSACNVRRVSEGPKPVATPRPDRLVNRLKSITLDDTNAPRLVIIRQPRGPDNSKGFNVERKPRQPGVTD, encoded by the exons ATGGGTAGTCCCTGGAAAGGTTTTGTCGAGTTTACCTTGCCGGCGTCACCACCTGCAGCGTTCGTTAGTGCTGACCTGAACAGCACCTCACCTGTCGGGCTCAGCCTGTCACCCTACGACCGATCT ATGAGTTTTGACCCCAGTCTGCTGCATAATAATGGCCATGGTGGCTTTGCCAATGGAACAAGCATGGGCATTCGTGAGACGGGAGTAGTTGAAAAGCTGCTAGCATCATATGGCTTCATTCAGTGCTCTGAGAGACAGGCCCGCCTCTTCTTCCACTGCTCTCAGTACAACGGCAACTTGCAGGAGCTAAAGATTGGAG ATGATGTGGAGTTTGAGGTGTCGTCTGATAGACGCACTGGCAAACCAGTTGCGGTGAAGCTGGTAAAAATCAAGGCAGAAATGTTGCCAGAAGAGCGAATTTCTGGGCAGGTGGGGCCTGACTTGCACGCCTCTCCTTTAACTGTGCTGCATGGTTTTATTCATCCA GTAGTGTCAGCTATCCCTTCTCACTTGGATGGGAAGTCCGCACCTGGCCAAGTGCCCACAGGCAGTGTGTGTTATGAGAGGAATGGA GAAGTGTTTTATTTGACCTATACCCCTGAGGATATTGAAGGCAATGTCAATTTAGATACTGGAGATAAAGTCAGTTTTTACATGGAGACCAACAAGCA TACTGGTGCTGTTAGTGCTCACAACATTGTATTGGTAAAGAAGAAACAGTCAAGATGTCAGGGAGTCGTTTGTGCTACCAAG GAGGCCTTTGGATTCATTGAACGAGGGGATGTTGTGAAAGAGATCTTCTTCCACTACAGTGAGTTTAAAGGAGATCTGGAGGCTCTACAAGCTGGAGATGATGTGGAATTCACcattaaagaaagaaat GGCAAGGAAGTGGCCACAGATGTGAGACTGTTGCCTCAGGGCACTGTTATATTTGAGGACATCAGTATTGAAACTTTCGAGGGCACTGTCACCAAGGTTATTCCCAAGGTTCCCACCAAGAATCAG aACGACCCGCTGCCGGGGCGAATCAGTGCCAGAATTAATTTCACTGACAAAGAGCTGCTATTCGGGGAGAAGGACACCAAGTCCAAAGTGACGCTGCTGGAGGGTGACCATGTCCAATTCAATATATCCACCGACCGCCGAGACAAACTGGAGAGAGCGACAAACATCGACATCCTCCCTGGCACTTTCCATTTCACAAAGGAGAGTCGTGAAATG GGTGTGATAGCTGCCATGCGTGATGGTTTTGGATTCATCAAATGTGTGGACCGTGATGCCCGAATGTTCTTCCATTTCAGCGAAGTTCTGGAAGAGAGCCAACTGCACATTTCTGATGAAGTGGAATTCACTGTTGTCCCT GACATGTTGTCTGCCCAAAGGAACCATGCCGTGAGGATCAAAAAGCTGCCCAAGGGCACAGTGTCGTTCCACACTCAATCTGAGCTGCGTTTTGTGGGTGTGGTGGAGAAAGAAGCTGTGCCTGCTACCACCACCAAGAGCTCCAGCCCCAGCAAGGGCAAAGAGAAG GAAGCAGAGGAAGGCTTGATTGCGTATGAAGAAAGTGGAGTGAAGAACACTCTTCCCTACTATATTAAGGACCTAGAGGGAGGTGCTTACCCACAGGTTGGAGACAAG GTGGAGTTCTCCATCAGTGAGGTGAAACGCACCGGACAGCAAAGTGCAGTGTCCCTCAAGATCCTAAATCGTGCTGTAGGCACCAAGAGGCTTCAGGGATACATAGCAACACTGAAGGATAACTTTGGCTTCATAGAAACCTCCAATCATGACCAGGAGATATTTTTCCACTACAG TGAGGTGTGTGGGGATGTGGATAATATGGACCTGGGAGATACAGTGGAGTACACACTATCCAAGGGCAAAGGAAACAAAATCAGTGCTGAAAAGGTCACCAAAGTTGCAGCTG tgaatGATCTAGGAGAAGATGTGAGTAATACAGTGTTCCTGGGGAAAGTGGTTCGGCCCATACGCAGTGTGGACCCTTCTCAGACTGATTATCAAGGCCTTATTGAACTCACAGAGGAAG AAGCCAGCAAGGATCAGAGTTATCCTTTCGGCATCGTTGGTATGGCCAATAAAGGTGACTGTCTACAGAAGGGTGAGATGGTCAAGTTTCAGTTGTGTACAGTGGCCCAGACAGGACAAAAGATGGCCTGCAATATTGTGCCTCAGCGTAGAGCCCTGGTGGAGTGCGTCAAAGATCAG tttgGTTTCATCACATACGAAGTTGGAGAGAGCAAGAAGCTGTTTTTCCATGTGAAAGAGGTTCAGGATGGTCTGGAGCTCCAGGCCGGTGATGAAGTGGAGTTTTCAGTTATCCTGAACCAACGCACAGGCAAATGCAGTGCCTGCAATGTTCGCAGAGTCAG tGAGGGTCCAAAGCCAGTAGCAACACCTCGACCTGACAGACTGGTCAATCGCTTGAAGAGCATCACTCTTGATGACACCAACGCCCCTCGTCTCGTTATTATCAGACAGCCTCGTGGCCCAGACAATTCTAAG GGCTTCAATGTTGAGAGGAAACCCCGCCAACCTGGTGTTACTGACTGA